From a region of the Bacteroidales bacterium genome:
- a CDS encoding T9SS type A sorting domain-containing protein, producing the protein MKRNSFDRKKRQFANLSKRVNHLIFNGEWEKLSVNTRKILIQKLNLLFRELSHYFSHFELKKILAAAAIFIGFPLVMQSQQFSPPQENPFGLTHAEYFAIPEFADIDNDGDLDLFEGVYYGNMLYYENTGTATTPAFASPLTNPFGLVPTYYNSLPAFADLDGDGAEDLLVGEYLGNFQYFENATIHIGITENLQEAIFDLSPNPATDGVSITLKDDNPSNAWNVFIINLQGEIVESGIINSQKMKLNLEGLSPGFYFVRLIRDDEVFTRRLIVR; encoded by the coding sequence ATGAAAAGAAATTCATTCGACAGAAAAAAACGACAGTTTGCAAATCTGTCAAAACGGGTAAATCATCTGATTTTCAATGGAGAATGGGAAAAACTATCTGTCAATACCAGGAAAATTCTCATTCAAAAACTGAACTTATTATTCAGGGAATTAAGCCACTACTTTTCTCATTTTGAGCTAAAAAAGATCCTGGCGGCAGCTGCGATATTTATCGGGTTTCCTCTTGTTATGCAATCACAGCAATTTTCCCCTCCACAAGAAAATCCATTTGGCCTGACACATGCTGAATATTTTGCCATACCTGAATTTGCCGATATTGACAATGACGGAGATCTGGATCTCTTTGAAGGTGTATACTATGGCAATATGCTTTATTATGAAAATACCGGAACAGCTACGACACCTGCTTTTGCCAGCCCACTAACAAACCCTTTTGGCCTTGTCCCGACATATTATAACTCCTTGCCTGCTTTTGCGGATCTTGATGGCGATGGAGCAGAGGATCTTTTAGTCGGAGAATATTTAGGCAATTTTCAATATTTTGAAAATGCAACAATCCATATCGGTATTACAGAAAACCTGCAGGAAGCAATATTTGATTTATCACCCAATCCTGCTACAGACGGGGTCTCTATAACTTTGAAAGATGATAATCCAAGCAATGCCTGGAATGTGTTCATTATTAATCTTCAAGGTGAAATTGTTGAGAGTGGGATTATAAATTCTCAGAAAATGAAACTCAATCTTGAGGGTTTATCCCCGGGATTTTATTTTGTGAGATTAATAAGGGATGATGAGGTATTTACCAGGAGATTGATTGTTAGGTAA
- a CDS encoding TIGR03032 family protein, with protein sequence MADRLTDSKELAPFSCSYSAHVPELLLRLNCSLAISTYQAGKVIFLSPKNEDQLIQLPRTFEKPMGIALLEEPDKIAVACKDEVIVFANSKELASTYPKKKNTYDALYMPRATYHIGQLDIHDLSWGDKGLYAVNTLFSCIISIDDNYNFTPYWAPPFIKGMKSEDKCHLNGMVMMNGKPKYATAFNKGNSMQSWREGVTTDGVLMDVETNEIVAEKLRMPHSPRMFDGELYLLFSATGEIVKVDPKKGSYEIITRLNGFIRGMALYKDFLFVGLSKLRQNSSTFAKLEIAKKALLAGIAIIHLPTGSFYGEIKYNASVDEIYDIQVLPGKIRPNIFNTIQPEYKSGLSIPGSTFWADPNKTST encoded by the coding sequence ATGGCAGACAGATTAACTGATTCCAAAGAACTGGCCCCATTCAGCTGCAGCTATTCGGCTCATGTGCCGGAACTATTGCTCAGGTTGAACTGCAGCCTGGCTATCAGCACTTACCAGGCCGGCAAGGTCATCTTTTTATCCCCGAAAAATGAAGACCAGCTTATCCAGCTCCCCAGGACTTTTGAAAAGCCCATGGGGATTGCCCTTCTTGAAGAACCGGATAAAATAGCTGTTGCCTGCAAGGATGAAGTAATCGTTTTCGCCAATTCCAAAGAACTGGCATCGACTTATCCAAAAAAGAAGAACACCTATGATGCCCTTTATATGCCCCGGGCCACTTATCACATCGGGCAACTGGATATCCATGACCTGAGCTGGGGCGATAAAGGGCTGTATGCTGTCAATACCTTGTTTTCATGCATCATTTCAATCGATGATAACTATAATTTCACCCCTTACTGGGCTCCACCATTTATTAAAGGAATGAAATCCGAGGACAAATGTCATTTGAACGGGATGGTAATGATGAATGGAAAACCGAAATATGCCACTGCTTTTAACAAGGGAAACAGCATGCAAAGCTGGCGGGAAGGCGTCACGACTGATGGGGTATTGATGGACGTGGAAACAAATGAAATTGTAGCGGAAAAACTTCGTATGCCTCATTCTCCGAGGATGTTTGACGGGGAACTTTACCTTCTGTTTTCTGCAACAGGAGAAATTGTAAAAGTGGATCCAAAGAAAGGGTCCTATGAAATTATCACACGGTTGAATGGCTTTATCAGGGGAATGGCTTTATATAAGGATTTTTTATTCGTCGGCTTGTCGAAACTGCGGCAAAATTCATCCACTTTTGCAAAACTTGAGATCGCCAAAAAAGCCCTTCTTGCCGGGATTGCTATCATACATCTTCCAACGGGAAGTTTTTACGGGGAAATCAAATACAACGCATCCGTTGACGAAATTTATGACATCCAGGTGCTGCCCGGCAAGATCAGGCCGAACATTTTCAACACCATTCAACCGGAATATAAGTCAGGATTATCGATCCCCGGAAGCACCTTCTGGGCTGATCCAAATAAAACATCAACATAA
- a CDS encoding T9SS type A sorting domain-containing protein, with protein sequence MKRDSFNRKKRQFRNLANRVNQLIINNEWERLSANTRNRLILKLNLMFRELSRFFSQFELKKILAAAAIFIGFPLASQSQSFAPPQLNPFGLVPDSVDLASPVFADIDHDDDLDLFSGNYGGAMQFYENTGTVTAPLFALPQQNPFGIIIPPGDYHIAFPAFADIDGDGDLDLFIGDIAYERKYDANFQFYENTGTDAAPAFAAPQQNPFGLTPAYIFAMPRFADIDNDGDMDLVAGEGYGNMKFYENTGNETLASFLPPVQNPFGITPAYVMGSPAFADTDHDGDLDLYVGEYPGNMRYFENTGTVTEPSFAPPVTNPFGLVPTNYYNFPAFADLDNDGDEDLLVGEYYGSFQYFKNTEINIGITENPLEVFFDLYPNPATDWVSITLKEDIPGNTWKLFIIDLEGRIVKSGTLNSQKMKLNTDGLSPGVYFVRLIQGEKSYTRKLIVK encoded by the coding sequence ATGAAAAGAGACTCATTCAACAGGAAAAAACGACAGTTCAGGAACCTGGCAAACCGGGTAAATCAGTTAATCATCAATAATGAATGGGAACGACTATCGGCTAATACCAGGAACAGGCTCATTTTAAAACTGAATCTGATGTTCAGGGAATTAAGCCGATTCTTTTCCCAATTCGAACTTAAAAAGATCCTGGCAGCAGCGGCAATATTCATAGGTTTCCCGCTTGCATCCCAATCGCAATCATTTGCTCCCCCGCAGCTAAATCCATTTGGACTGGTACCTGATTCCGTTGATTTAGCCTCACCTGTCTTCGCCGATATAGATCATGATGATGATCTCGATCTATTCTCCGGAAATTACGGGGGCGCTATGCAATTTTATGAGAATACCGGAACGGTCACTGCGCCGCTTTTTGCACTGCCTCAACAAAACCCATTCGGGATAATAATTCCGCCTGGCGACTATCATATCGCTTTCCCTGCATTTGCAGACATTGATGGTGATGGCGACCTGGACCTTTTTATCGGAGATATCGCCTATGAAAGAAAATACGACGCGAACTTTCAATTTTATGAAAATACAGGTACGGATGCTGCCCCTGCTTTTGCCGCTCCCCAGCAAAATCCATTTGGCCTGACACCGGCCTATATTTTTGCCATGCCAAGATTTGCCGATATTGACAATGACGGGGACATGGACCTTGTTGCCGGGGAAGGATATGGAAATATGAAGTTCTATGAAAACACCGGCAATGAAACTCTTGCATCATTTTTGCCACCCGTTCAGAACCCATTCGGAATAACCCCGGCTTATGTCATGGGAAGTCCCGCTTTTGCTGATACCGACCACGACGGAGACCTTGATCTCTATGTGGGTGAATACCCTGGCAATATGCGATATTTCGAAAATACCGGAACTGTGACAGAACCCTCTTTTGCACCTCCTGTAACAAATCCTTTCGGCCTTGTCCCGACTAATTATTATAACTTTCCCGCTTTTGCAGACCTTGATAATGACGGGGATGAGGATCTTTTGGTAGGAGAATATTACGGCAGCTTTCAATACTTCAAGAATACCGAAATCAATATCGGTATTACTGAGAATCCGCTGGAAGTATTTTTCGATTTATATCCCAACCCGGCTACAGACTGGGTCTCTATAACCTTGAAGGAAGATATTCCTGGAAATACCTGGAAGCTATTTATTATTGATCTTGAGGGGAGAATTGTTAAGTCGGGAACCCTTAATTCTCAGAAAATGAAACTCAATACCGATGGGCTTTCTCCAGGGGTTTATTTTGTGAGATTAATTCAGGGTGAAAAATCCTATACCAGGAAATTGATCGTCAAATAA
- a CDS encoding alpha amylase C-terminal domain-containing protein, which translates to MPLKKLRLIEQDPWLEPSAQDIEDRYKRFQDRLKVIVNDFGSLEKFANGYLYFGINYDPKRKGWIYREWAPQANALYLTGDFNNWDRFSHPMQKNEFGVWEIFLEKKQYKDSFKHNSKIKVLVDSSKGLRYHIPAYITRAVQDEDTKNFTGQVWLPEKFDWSDDNFNAGNLGELFIYEGHVGMAQEKEGIGTYLEFTENILPRIKNMGYNAIQLMAIQEHPYYGSFGYHVSNFFAPSSRFGTPEELKALIKKAHQLGIAVILDIIHSHTVKNVVEGLNEFDGSDAQYFHPGGRGEHPQWDSKIFDYGKTEVLRFLLSNLKYWMDEFHFDGFRFDGVGSMMYYHHGLETIDSREKYFRQGVEWDAITYLQLANSLIHGMNPVVISIAEDVTGMPGLSYPVEEGGLGFDYRLGMGIPDYWIKLLKEYRDEDWNMHEMWQVLNDRLPHVKTVAYAESHDQALVGDKTIAFRLMDKEMYWHMQKDDRDLIIERGMALHKMIRLFTIALGGQAYMNFMGNEFGHPEWIDFPREGNGWSYKYARRQWSLVDDPELKYKYLAAFDKEMIRVMKENQVMTSMFAQQLNMDESNKTIIFERNNLIFVFNFHPHHSIPEYSFSVPRHGEYRVILNSDNKSFGGHGRIDESISYFTFSDHSGNNAFLKIYNTNRTALVLKREE; encoded by the coding sequence ATGCCACTCAAAAAACTCAGACTCATCGAGCAGGACCCCTGGCTGGAACCCAGCGCACAGGATATCGAAGACCGTTATAAGCGTTTCCAGGATAGATTAAAGGTCATCGTGAATGATTTCGGGAGCCTTGAAAAATTTGCCAATGGATATTTGTATTTCGGGATAAATTATGATCCGAAACGGAAGGGATGGATTTACCGCGAATGGGCCCCGCAGGCCAATGCCCTGTATCTGACGGGTGACTTTAATAACTGGGACAGGTTCTCCCATCCCATGCAGAAGAATGAATTCGGCGTCTGGGAAATATTCCTGGAAAAAAAGCAATACAAGGATTCTTTTAAACATAACAGCAAGATCAAGGTGCTGGTGGATTCCAGCAAAGGCCTCAGGTACCACATCCCGGCTTATATCACCAGAGCGGTTCAGGATGAGGATACTAAAAATTTCACCGGGCAGGTTTGGCTTCCTGAAAAATTCGACTGGTCGGATGATAATTTTAACGCCGGAAACCTTGGGGAATTGTTCATTTATGAAGGTCATGTGGGCATGGCGCAGGAAAAGGAAGGCATCGGTACTTACCTGGAATTCACCGAAAATATCCTGCCCCGGATTAAAAATATGGGTTACAATGCCATCCAGCTTATGGCCATCCAGGAGCATCCCTATTATGGTTCGTTTGGATACCATGTTTCCAACTTTTTCGCCCCTTCTTCACGGTTCGGCACGCCGGAGGAACTGAAAGCGCTGATCAAAAAGGCCCACCAGTTGGGAATCGCGGTAATCCTCGATATAATTCATTCCCACACAGTTAAGAATGTCGTGGAAGGCCTTAACGAGTTCGATGGATCAGATGCACAATATTTCCACCCGGGCGGCAGGGGAGAGCACCCGCAGTGGGATTCCAAGATTTTCGATTACGGAAAGACTGAAGTGTTGCGTTTCCTGCTTTCCAACCTCAAATACTGGATGGACGAATTCCATTTCGATGGGTTCCGTTTCGACGGCGTGGGCTCCATGATGTACTACCACCACGGGCTCGAGACGATCGATTCACGGGAAAAATACTTCCGGCAGGGAGTGGAATGGGATGCGATAACTTATTTGCAATTAGCTAATTCTCTAATCCACGGGATGAATCCCGTGGTAATTTCAATAGCTGAGGATGTCACCGGCATGCCGGGATTGTCATATCCGGTTGAAGAAGGCGGACTGGGCTTCGATTATCGGCTGGGTATGGGCATACCCGACTACTGGATCAAGCTGCTGAAAGAATATCGGGATGAAGACTGGAACATGCACGAGATGTGGCAAGTACTGAACGACCGGCTGCCGCATGTGAAAACGGTGGCTTATGCTGAATCGCATGACCAGGCGCTGGTCGGCGACAAAACTATCGCCTTCCGGCTGATGGATAAGGAAATGTACTGGCATATGCAAAAAGACGACCGGGACCTTATCATCGAACGTGGCATGGCATTGCATAAAATGATCCGCCTCTTTACCATTGCATTGGGAGGACAGGCATACATGAACTTCATGGGTAACGAGTTCGGCCACCCCGAATGGATCGATTTTCCACGGGAAGGAAACGGCTGGAGCTATAAATATGCCCGCCGGCAATGGTCGCTGGTAGATGATCCTGAACTGAAATACAAGTACCTGGCAGCTTTCGATAAGGAAATGATAAGAGTGATGAAGGAAAACCAGGTGATGACCTCCATGTTCGCCCAGCAACTGAACATGGATGAGTCAAATAAAACCATCATATTTGAACGGAACAACCTTATATTCGTTTTCAATTTTCATCCGCATCATTCCATCCCTGAATATTCCTTCAGTGTGCCACGCCACGGCGAGTACCGGGTCATCCTGAACTCCGACAACAAATCCTTCGGAGGCCACGGCCGGATCGATGAATCCATTTCTTATTTCACTTTCTCGGATCATTCAGGCAATAATGCTTTTCTGAAAATCTACAATACAAACAGGACGGCGCTGGTGCTGAAAAGGGAAGAGTGA
- a CDS encoding sigma-70 family RNA polymerase sigma factor — protein sequence MNAPPISVIPFAKPPCYSSVLHRYRAKVIDNRSRTLYTDEAIIAGLKARDIVITNYVYKQFYRQIKIMITSNSGTKMDAEDLFQDALMVLYKKISTENLKLTSSFNTYLYAICRHLWLQKLNKHKFNYKYMEIADLDEFQDDHDMEALIEESEKYKLFRQHLLRLSIDDQKVLKLYMSKTSLKEMASIMGYKSDKYAKFRKYICKEKLKNSILNDPQFQKISQYDCLAPVFINN from the coding sequence ATGAATGCACCCCCCATCTCGGTCATTCCTTTCGCAAAACCACCTTGTTATTCTTCGGTACTGCATCGGTATCGCGCAAAAGTTATAGACAACCGGTCAAGGACTCTTTATACGGATGAAGCTATCATTGCTGGTCTGAAAGCTCGGGACATAGTGATTACCAACTACGTATATAAACAGTTCTACCGCCAGATCAAAATTATGATCACATCAAACTCCGGAACTAAAATGGATGCTGAAGATTTGTTCCAGGATGCACTGATGGTGCTATATAAAAAAATTTCCACAGAAAACCTGAAATTGACGAGCTCTTTTAATACATATTTGTATGCGATCTGCAGGCATTTGTGGCTTCAAAAGCTCAATAAACACAAATTCAATTATAAATATATGGAAATAGCCGACCTGGATGAATTTCAGGATGACCATGACATGGAGGCACTAATAGAGGAATCTGAGAAATACAAGCTATTCCGGCAACACCTTCTCAGACTAAGTATAGACGATCAAAAAGTCCTGAAGTTATATATGAGCAAGACTTCTTTAAAAGAAATGGCTAGTATAATGGGTTATAAATCAGATAAATATGCTAAGTTCCGCAAATACATCTGCAAAGAAAAATTGAAAAATTCGATTTTAAATGATCCGCAGTTTCAGAAAATTTCTCAATATGACTGCTTAGCCCCGGTATTTATTAATAACTAA
- a CDS encoding sigma-54 dependent transcriptional regulator encodes MSTYSGKQDKQSTAPRQGSSKIRVLILDDEKSFTEELHEFLEKSGYYCLEANTGQEGLDVLRNQEFDLLVLDVLLPGMNGLDILKEVKVKYPNLEVIIVSGHGDMDTVLQAMRLGALDYLRKPFRHIDIQIAIERTQKFIHLHHKLRQMVEKNSLISKALEEKIERHFIGISLQIQDVFEKAISAANYPDANVLITGESGTGKENIARIIHYSSARKDHVFYAINSSAITDTLLESEFFGHKKGSFTGAISDKMGFFEVCHEGTLFLDEISDMPLNLQAKILRATEEKVITRIGDTNQIHTDFRIISATNHDIEKLVQEKKFRLDLLHRLNTLHIHISPLRERPEDIKPLLFHFAKYYAQKFNKTNLRIDKKVVDALIKYDFPGNVRELKNMTERAFILSKGNTIGINDFPVKSPKTLTTGHKAGSLNLKTNEIELLQSALRNCKYNQKAAADALGITRDALIRKMKKYNININKIQD; translated from the coding sequence ATGAGTACTTATTCCGGAAAACAAGATAAACAAAGCACCGCCCCAAGACAAGGAAGTTCCAAAATCCGGGTCCTGATTCTCGATGATGAAAAAAGTTTTACCGAAGAATTACACGAGTTCCTTGAAAAATCAGGATATTATTGTCTTGAGGCTAATACTGGCCAGGAAGGTTTAGATGTCTTAAGGAATCAGGAATTTGATTTGTTGGTACTTGATGTCCTTTTGCCAGGAATGAACGGGTTGGATATTTTAAAAGAAGTGAAAGTAAAGTATCCAAACCTGGAAGTAATCATCGTTTCCGGGCATGGAGATATGGATACTGTATTGCAGGCGATGAGGCTGGGAGCACTTGACTACCTCAGGAAACCCTTCAGGCATATCGATATTCAGATTGCTATCGAGCGGACTCAAAAATTTATACATCTCCATCATAAGCTCAGGCAAATGGTGGAAAAGAATTCATTGATCTCAAAAGCCCTTGAAGAAAAAATCGAGAGGCATTTTATCGGTATCAGCCTGCAGATTCAGGACGTATTCGAAAAAGCAATCTCCGCTGCAAATTATCCCGATGCCAATGTGCTGATCACAGGTGAAAGTGGAACCGGGAAAGAAAATATTGCCAGGATTATACACTATTCGAGCGCGAGGAAAGATCATGTTTTTTATGCCATAAACAGCAGCGCTATTACAGATACGCTGTTGGAAAGCGAGTTTTTCGGCCATAAAAAAGGATCATTTACCGGTGCAATCAGCGATAAAATGGGTTTCTTTGAGGTTTGCCACGAAGGCACCTTATTTCTTGACGAAATTTCCGATATGCCTTTGAATCTGCAGGCGAAAATACTGCGCGCCACGGAAGAAAAAGTGATTACCAGGATCGGTGATACAAACCAGATTCACACCGACTTCAGGATCATATCAGCAACAAATCATGATATCGAAAAACTGGTACAGGAAAAAAAATTCAGACTCGACCTGCTTCACCGGCTTAACACCTTGCACATACATATTTCCCCGCTCAGGGAAAGGCCTGAAGACATTAAACCCTTGCTGTTCCATTTTGCCAAATACTATGCACAGAAATTCAATAAAACTAACCTCCGGATTGATAAGAAAGTTGTCGACGCACTGATAAAATATGATTTCCCTGGAAACGTCAGGGAGCTTAAAAACATGACCGAAAGAGCCTTTATCCTTAGCAAAGGTAATACAATTGGGATAAATGACTTCCCGGTCAAATCCCCAAAAACCCTGACAACCGGGCACAAAGCCGGTTCGCTCAATCTGAAAACAAATGAAATCGAATTATTACAAAGTGCGCTCAGAAACTGCAAATACAATCAAAAAGCTGCGGCAGATGCCCTTGGGATAACCCGTGATGCCCTCATCAGGAAAATGAAAAAGTACAATATCAATATCAACAAAATCCAAGACTAA